A stretch of the Polaribacter pacificus genome encodes the following:
- a CDS encoding (2Fe-2S)-binding protein, translating into MKTLNINGKEYSIDAQDDMPLLWAIRDLAGLTGTKYGCGVSQCGACSIIIDEDLVRSCSLPVSYGVGKKITTIEGQSENLTILREAWTEINVPQCGYCQSGQLIAASALLDNNPNPSDEDIDMAMSGNICRCGTYPRIRKAIHAAVKLKNK; encoded by the coding sequence TTGAAAACACTAAACATCAACGGAAAAGAGTACAGCATTGATGCTCAAGACGATATGCCTTTATTATGGGCCATAAGAGATCTCGCGGGATTAACCGGCACCAAATACGGTTGCGGAGTTAGTCAATGTGGAGCTTGCTCTATTATTATTGATGAAGACCTAGTACGCTCATGCAGTCTTCCTGTAAGTTACGGGGTCGGTAAAAAAATCACTACCATAGAAGGTCAAAGTGAAAACTTAACAATCTTGAGAGAAGCTTGGACAGAAATTAATGTCCCTCAATGTGGTTATTGCCAATCTGGTCAATTAATCGCTGCAAGCGCATTACTAGACAACAATCCAAACCCAAGCGATGAGGATATAGACATGGCTATGAGTGGCAATATTTGCAGATGTGGCACCTACCCAAGAATCAGAAAGGCTATTCATGCAGCCGTTAAACTTAAAAACAAATAG
- a CDS encoding pyridoxal phosphate-dependent decarboxylase family protein: MSELSNDLILFNELVAVLLKEEENHPVAKRIDSNVLYDTIDLSLQKAAIVDDVFKKTLKDVLISTPKTATNLFFNQLFGGRQSKAILGDLLAVLLNNSMYTYKVAGPQVGIEQEIIRQSCKLVGYGAQSNGTFPTGGSMSNYMALIMARDAKDPSCRTKGMTKPLVMYTSKESHYSNAKNASFAGMGRGQVRYIESDDRGRMLPGKLEEQIKRDLENGLVPAYVNATAGTTVLGAFDPIDKIANLTEKYNIWLHVDGAYCGSVIFSDEKRHLLKGVERSDSFSYNAHKMLGTPLTCSIILVNDKKHLHDSFSNDAEYLYQTDGDDFNLGKTSFQCGRRNDALKFWTLWKSMGTDGLENIVDQQFYLADIARNYVANNPDYTLYSFEDSISVCFNYKNIDPKTLCTLLYEHQITVVGFGDFKGESFIRFVTINATNTEADILNFFKVLEAFVKENESALLLAPEKVK, from the coding sequence ATGTCTGAATTAAGTAATGATTTAATCCTGTTTAATGAACTGGTAGCGGTTTTATTAAAAGAAGAAGAAAATCATCCAGTTGCAAAACGCATAGATTCAAATGTTCTGTATGATACCATCGATTTATCGCTTCAAAAAGCAGCTATTGTTGATGATGTTTTTAAAAAAACACTGAAAGATGTTCTTATTTCGACACCCAAAACAGCTACTAATTTGTTTTTTAACCAATTGTTTGGAGGAAGACAAAGCAAAGCGATTTTAGGCGATCTATTGGCTGTTTTATTAAATAACAGCATGTATACTTATAAGGTGGCAGGTCCTCAAGTGGGGATTGAGCAAGAAATTATAAGACAGTCTTGTAAGTTGGTTGGCTATGGAGCTCAAAGTAATGGAACTTTCCCTACGGGTGGTTCTATGAGTAACTATATGGCCTTGATTATGGCTAGAGATGCTAAGGATCCTAGTTGTAGAACTAAAGGAATGACTAAGCCTTTGGTTATGTATACCTCTAAAGAATCACATTATTCAAATGCTAAAAACGCTAGTTTTGCAGGGATGGGGAGAGGTCAGGTTCGATATATAGAATCAGATGATAGAGGGCGAATGCTGCCAGGGAAATTAGAAGAACAAATAAAGAGAGATCTTGAAAATGGTTTGGTCCCAGCTTATGTAAACGCAACCGCAGGAACCACCGTGTTAGGTGCTTTTGATCCAATAGATAAAATTGCCAACCTAACAGAAAAGTATAATATTTGGTTGCATGTTGATGGAGCCTATTGCGGTTCTGTTATTTTTAGTGATGAAAAAAGACATTTGTTAAAAGGAGTAGAGCGCTCTGATTCTTTTAGTTATAATGCACATAAAATGCTTGGTACACCATTAACCTGTTCTATTATTTTAGTAAATGATAAGAAGCACTTGCACGATTCTTTTAGCAATGATGCTGAATATTTATATCAAACTGATGGAGATGATTTTAACCTAGGTAAAACATCTTTTCAATGTGGACGAAGAAATGATGCCTTAAAATTTTGGACTTTATGGAAGTCGATGGGGACAGATGGTCTTGAGAATATTGTTGATCAGCAATTCTATTTGGCTGACATTGCAAGAAATTATGTAGCAAACAATCCAGATTACACCTTGTATAGTTTTGAGGATTCTATATCTGTGTGTTTTAACTACAAAAATATTGATCCAAAAACACTGTGTACTTTGCTGTATGAACATCAAATTACTGTGGTAGGGTTTGGAGATTTTAAGGGAGAGTCATTTATCCGTTTTGTGACGATTAATGCCACAAATACCGAAGCTGACATTTTAAATTTCTTTAAAGTATTAGAGGCTTTTGTAAAAGAAAATGAATCTGCTTTATTACTTGCTCCTGAAAAGGTTAAATAG
- a CDS encoding L-serine ammonia-lyase, producing the protein MSQFISVFDMLKIGVGPSSSHTLGPWRAAQQWIKKINFDIITDAVTSIQVDLYGSLSLTGKGHATDLAVMLGLTGTDPEYVPIVSIDHIINEIKETQVLKLNSLKEVPFTEKSIRFNKDFLPFHSNGITFTAYKNDKVISSETYYSIGGGFIVQEEDSLSEEIEISKQNFPFPINLAAQLEAYCEKEQKLISDIVLQNEMELKSEDEIDFELRRVWETMLECMYIGCHTDGILPGGLQVKRRALTMHQKLIKDACYTDEHDWIPAIRSTEVKFREILKWVSCFALSVNEVNASLGRVVTAPTNGSAGVIPAVLMYYLVIENHEADFKDIKKFLLTAGEIGSIFKKNATISAAMGGCQAEIGVSSAMAAAALTEVLGGTPAQSLVAAEIAMEHHLGLTCDPIGGLVQIPCIERNAMGAIKAINAAELALECDPKDTKVPLDSVIATMWETAKDMNRNYKETSEGGLAVTVRLADC; encoded by the coding sequence ATGTCTCAATTTATAAGCGTTTTTGATATGCTAAAGATCGGTGTTGGGCCTTCAAGCTCACACACACTGGGGCCTTGGCGTGCTGCTCAACAATGGATTAAAAAAATAAATTTTGATATAATCACCGATGCTGTCACCAGCATTCAGGTAGATTTGTACGGATCACTCTCCTTAACAGGTAAAGGACATGCTACCGATTTAGCCGTGATGTTAGGCCTAACTGGAACTGATCCTGAATATGTACCTATTGTATCTATTGATCATATTATAAATGAAATTAAAGAGACGCAAGTTTTAAAATTAAACAGCTTAAAGGAGGTTCCGTTTACAGAAAAGAGCATTCGCTTTAACAAAGACTTTTTGCCCTTCCACTCTAATGGAATCACCTTTACCGCATACAAAAATGATAAAGTGATCTCTTCTGAGACCTACTACTCTATTGGTGGTGGATTTATCGTCCAAGAAGAAGATTCACTCTCAGAAGAGATAGAGATCTCCAAACAAAACTTCCCATTTCCTATAAATTTAGCAGCGCAACTAGAAGCCTACTGCGAAAAAGAACAAAAGTTAATTTCTGATATTGTTTTGCAAAATGAAATGGAATTAAAATCTGAAGATGAAATTGATTTTGAACTTCGTCGCGTGTGGGAAACCATGTTAGAGTGTATGTACATTGGCTGTCATACCGATGGGATTTTACCCGGAGGTTTGCAAGTTAAGCGAAGAGCTTTAACCATGCATCAAAAACTAATCAAAGACGCTTGCTATACAGATGAACACGATTGGATTCCGGCTATAAGAAGCACCGAGGTAAAATTCCGTGAAATTTTAAAATGGGTTAGCTGTTTTGCACTTTCGGTCAACGAAGTAAACGCTTCTTTAGGAAGAGTTGTTACAGCGCCAACCAATGGAAGTGCTGGTGTAATCCCTGCTGTTTTAATGTACTACTTGGTGATAGAGAATCACGAGGCAGATTTTAAAGACATTAAAAAGTTTTTACTAACCGCTGGAGAAATTGGCAGTATTTTCAAAAAAAACGCAACCATCTCTGCTGCAATGGGTGGATGCCAAGCAGAAATAGGAGTTTCATCGGCTATGGCTGCAGCAGCACTTACCGAAGTTTTAGGAGGTACGCCGGCTCAGAGTTTAGTAGCAGCAGAAATTGCAATGGAACACCACTTAGGACTTACCTGCGACCCTATTGGAGGTTTGGTACAAATACCATGTATCGAGAGAAATGCCATGGGAGCTATCAAAGCCATAAATGCTGCAGAACTGGCATTAGAATGTGATCCAAAAGACACCAAAGTACCTTTAGATTCTGTGATTGCCACCATGTGGGAAACAGCTAAAGACATGAATAGAAACTATAAAGAAACCTCAGAAGGAGGCTTGGCTGTTACGGTTCGATTAGCGGATTGTTAG
- a CDS encoding cysteine dioxygenase: protein MNSTKIPQDPVQTLSELISVLDEEERANYTTILKSLNLPITEFEKYATWSNTCYTRNCIVENENFELILICWENEQSTPVHDHGGEECWVRFLKGEFKENIYKENDEGQLDIVKTTRTQSGDISYMVDFMGYHNLENLSNKRSMSLHLYAKPIKDCNVYDVKRNKFVRKELSYDTLEGIQQTKTKKTKKSICLN from the coding sequence TTGAATTCTACAAAAATACCTCAAGACCCAGTACAAACTTTATCAGAATTGATCTCAGTTCTCGACGAAGAGGAGAGGGCAAATTACACTACTATTTTAAAATCACTGAATTTACCAATTACTGAGTTTGAAAAATATGCAACTTGGTCCAATACTTGTTACACCCGTAATTGTATTGTGGAAAATGAAAACTTCGAATTAATTCTAATCTGCTGGGAAAATGAACAATCCACACCTGTTCACGATCATGGAGGAGAAGAATGTTGGGTTCGTTTTCTTAAAGGTGAGTTTAAAGAGAATATCTACAAAGAAAATGATGAAGGGCAGTTAGATATTGTCAAAACGACAAGAACACAATCAGGTGATATTTCATATATGGTTGATTTTATGGGCTACCACAATTTAGAAAATCTTTCAAACAAAAGAAGTATGTCTTTACACTTGTATGCAAAACCTATTAAGGATTGCAATGTATACGACGTAAAAAGAAATAAATTTGTTAGAAAGGAATTATCGTATGATACCCTAGAAGGTATTCAACAAACAAAAACAAAAAAAACAAAAAAAAGTATATGTCTGAATTAA
- a CDS encoding RluA family pseudouridine synthase, with protein MQEESLDIENEELYEHFRFTASSGQEPLRVDKFLMNFVENATRNKVQLAAKAGNVLVNDVPVKSNHKVKPHDVVRVVLAHPPHENLLVAEDLPLDIVYEDDTVIVVNKAAGMVVHPGHGNYSGTLVNGLIHHIENLPTNSNERPGLVHRIDKDTSGLLVVAKTEFAMANLSKQFFDRTTERLYYALVWGNMEEDEGTIEGNIGRSLKNRLQMDVFPEGDFGKHAVTHYKVLERLTYVTLVQCKLETGRTHQIRAHFKHIGHTLFNDERYGGNEVLKGTTFTKYKQFVQNCFKTLPRQALHAKTLGFTHPTTGEFMRFDSEIPQDIADCLEKWRTYTINSKDEV; from the coding sequence ATGCAGGAAGAATCTTTAGATATAGAAAACGAAGAATTATACGAACATTTTCGCTTTACAGCTAGTAGTGGGCAAGAGCCTTTACGCGTTGATAAGTTTTTGATGAATTTTGTAGAAAACGCTACGCGAAACAAAGTGCAATTAGCTGCAAAAGCTGGCAATGTTTTGGTCAATGATGTTCCTGTAAAATCAAATCACAAAGTAAAACCTCATGATGTAGTTCGCGTGGTTTTAGCACATCCACCTCATGAAAATTTATTGGTTGCAGAAGATCTGCCTTTAGATATCGTTTATGAAGACGATACCGTAATTGTAGTGAACAAAGCCGCAGGAATGGTGGTGCATCCAGGTCATGGAAATTATTCTGGTACTTTGGTCAATGGACTCATCCATCATATAGAAAACCTACCGACCAACAGCAATGAAAGGCCAGGTTTGGTTCATAGAATAGACAAAGACACTAGTGGTTTATTGGTTGTAGCTAAGACGGAGTTTGCAATGGCAAATTTATCAAAACAGTTCTTTGATAGAACCACAGAACGTCTGTATTATGCATTAGTTTGGGGAAACATGGAAGAAGATGAAGGAACCATTGAAGGAAACATCGGAAGGAGTTTAAAAAACCGTTTGCAAATGGATGTTTTTCCTGAGGGAGATTTTGGTAAACACGCAGTTACTCACTATAAGGTGTTAGAGCGTTTAACCTATGTTACCTTGGTTCAATGTAAATTAGAAACAGGGAGAACTCACCAAATTAGAGCGCACTTTAAACATATTGGTCATACCTTATTTAACGATGAGCGTTATGGTGGTAACGAAGTTTTAAAAGGAACCACTTTTACCAAATACAAGCAATTTGTACAAAACTGTTTTAAAACTTTGCCAAGACAGGCATTGCATGCTAAAACACTTGGTTTTACTCATCCGACAACCGGAGAGTTTATGCGTTTTGATTCAGAAATCCCACAAGATATTGCAGATTGTTTAGAAAAGTGGAGAACGTATACCATTAACTCAAAAGATGAGGTCTAG
- a CDS encoding DUF6428 family protein — protein MKLSKIKQLLSSLETIAFELPDGTLVPRHFHVTEVGKITKNFIDCGGTIRKEEVINFQLWEEQDYDHRLHPEKLINIIELSEKVLNLEDLEIEVEYQGDTIGKYGLDFDGKHFLLTTKLTNCLAKDACGIPEKKEKKSLSELTAQTSCCDPKSGCC, from the coding sequence ATGAAACTATCAAAAATAAAACAGCTTTTAAGCAGCTTAGAAACGATTGCATTTGAATTGCCAGATGGCACATTAGTTCCTAGACATTTTCATGTAACCGAGGTTGGAAAAATAACCAAAAATTTTATTGACTGTGGTGGAACCATCAGAAAAGAAGAGGTTATTAATTTTCAACTTTGGGAAGAACAAGATTACGATCATAGGTTACACCCAGAAAAGCTGATCAATATTATTGAGTTGTCTGAAAAAGTTTTAAATCTTGAAGATCTTGAAATAGAAGTAGAATACCAAGGTGATACCATTGGAAAATACGGGTTGGATTTTGATGGCAAGCATTTTTTACTGACTACAAAACTAACCAACTGTCTAGCGAAGGACGCTTGTGGTATCCCTGAGAAAAAAGAAAAGAAATCACTCTCTGAGTTAACAGCCCAAACAAGCTGTTGTGATCCAAAATCTGGTTGTTGCTAA
- a CDS encoding D-alanine--D-alanine ligase, with protein MKKNIAIIMGGFSSEAAISIKSGTVVYKHLIGEKYQPYKIHILKDKWVYIDEENNEFPVNKNDFSININANHITFDCVFNAIHGNPGENGIILAYFEMLGIKHTSAPFYQMALTFNKRDTLSVIKTYGISVAKSVYLNKGEKIAPDLILDKVGLPCFVKPNNAGSSYGISKVYTREALIPAIEKAYLEDTEILIESFLSGTEVSVGVIQYHGALKVLPITEIVSENDFFDYEAKYEGKSQEITPARISEKEEIKVKDTAKRVYAILNMSGFTRAEYILVNGEPHFLEINTVPGLTEESILPQQASAAGISLFQLFDNAIEMALAKPSSLNT; from the coding sequence ATGAAAAAAAACATTGCAATTATAATGGGAGGATTTTCCTCAGAAGCTGCAATATCTATCAAGAGTGGTACCGTTGTGTACAAACATTTAATCGGAGAAAAATACCAACCTTATAAAATTCATATTTTAAAAGACAAATGGGTATATATTGATGAAGAGAATAATGAGTTTCCTGTAAACAAAAATGATTTCTCTATCAATATCAATGCAAATCATATCACTTTTGATTGCGTTTTTAATGCCATACACGGCAACCCAGGAGAAAATGGAATCATCTTAGCTTATTTCGAAATGCTGGGAATCAAACACACCTCTGCTCCTTTTTACCAAATGGCCTTGACTTTTAACAAAAGAGATACGTTAAGTGTTATAAAAACCTATGGCATTTCTGTTGCAAAATCTGTCTATCTAAACAAAGGCGAAAAAATTGCCCCTGACCTGATTCTTGACAAAGTAGGGCTTCCTTGTTTTGTAAAGCCTAACAATGCTGGGTCTAGTTATGGGATTTCTAAAGTCTACACCAGAGAAGCCTTGATTCCTGCAATTGAGAAAGCCTACCTAGAAGATACAGAAATCCTGATTGAAAGTTTTTTATCGGGTACAGAAGTTTCTGTGGGTGTTATTCAATACCATGGTGCACTCAAAGTATTGCCAATCACAGAAATCGTTTCAGAAAATGATTTCTTTGACTACGAAGCAAAGTACGAAGGAAAATCACAAGAAATAACTCCTGCTAGGATTAGCGAAAAAGAAGAAATTAAAGTTAAAGACACAGCAAAAAGAGTCTATGCTATTTTAAATATGAGCGGTTTTACCAGAGCAGAATATATTCTGGTAAATGGAGAACCTCATTTTTTAGAAATCAATACGGTTCCGGGCTTAACAGAAGAAAGTATTTTACCTCAGCAAGCTTCAGCAGCAGGCATTAGTTTGTTTCAATTGTTTGACAATGCCATAGAAATGGCCTTGGCCAAACCCAGTTCACTTAACACCTAA
- a CDS encoding PASTA domain-containing protein produces MSLIQFLKSKAFFKQIGIAVVSVLAFVFILKWWFGFTTNHDQKIQVPQLERMELSEVVETLKELDLDYIVIDSASYNPSYPSKSVIEQNPEGGAFVKENRKIYLTLNPSKYRSQEVPDLNGKTKRQAITHLLSIGFKVGTFSYVPDIGKDVVRGMKHEGKTIRTGDKLLKNSVIDLVLGDGKQ; encoded by the coding sequence ATGAGTTTAATTCAATTTCTAAAAAGTAAGGCTTTTTTTAAGCAAATAGGCATTGCAGTTGTATCTGTTTTGGCCTTTGTCTTTATCTTGAAATGGTGGTTTGGTTTTACAACCAATCACGATCAAAAGATTCAAGTACCCCAACTAGAAAGAATGGAACTCTCTGAGGTTGTAGAAACGCTTAAAGAACTTGATTTGGATTATATAGTGATTGATTCAGCAAGTTACAACCCAAGCTATCCAAGCAAATCGGTTATAGAACAGAATCCAGAAGGAGGCGCTTTTGTAAAGGAAAATAGAAAAATCTATTTGACTTTAAATCCATCAAAATATAGAAGTCAAGAAGTACCAGATTTAAATGGGAAAACAAAAAGACAAGCCATCACTCATTTACTCTCTATCGGGTTTAAAGTTGGAACATTTAGCTATGTACCTGATATCGGGAAAGATGTTGTTAGAGGGATGAAGCACGAAGGGAAAACAATTAGAACTGGAGATAAACTTCTTAAAAATTCTGTTATAGACCTAGTTTTAGGTGACGGAAAACAATAA
- a CDS encoding GNAT family N-acetyltransferase encodes MRFIAINKDNYNSTAAIYKEGLDSEIASFETKVPNFELWNAKHLAFGRIALKKEGTILGWASLSPVSSREVYKGLAEVSIYIAKEARGSGLGKILLNKLIVLSEENGIWTLQSSIFRANEASISIHRSCGFRIVGFKEKVAQRNGVWHDNILLERRSKKVQYPKES; translated from the coding sequence ATGCGTTTTATCGCAATAAATAAAGACAATTACAACAGTACTGCTGCTATCTACAAAGAAGGGCTTGACTCTGAAATAGCGTCATTTGAGACTAAAGTGCCCAACTTTGAGCTTTGGAATGCAAAACATTTAGCTTTTGGAAGAATCGCTCTTAAAAAAGAAGGTACTATTCTTGGCTGGGCTAGTTTGTCTCCTGTTTCTAGCAGAGAAGTATACAAAGGTTTGGCAGAGGTTAGCATCTATATTGCTAAAGAAGCAAGAGGTAGTGGTTTAGGCAAAATTCTTCTCAATAAATTAATTGTCTTGAGTGAAGAAAATGGTATTTGGACTTTACAGTCAAGCATTTTTAGAGCTAATGAAGCCAGCATTTCTATCCACAGAAGTTGTGGTTTTAGAATTGTTGGCTTTAAAGAAAAAGTAGCACAGCGCAATGGAGTTTGGCATGACAATATCCTCTTAGAAAGAAGAAGTAAAAAAGTACAGTACCCTAAAGAATCCTAG
- the yaaA gene encoding peroxide stress protein YaaA: protein MKIIISPAKSLDFETPVATSLYTQPQFLEASEKLVRKMKTLSRKKLEDLMSISKDLAALNHDRFQEWHLPFTPENSKQAVYAFTGEVYRGIDMASLAENKLPVLQERLRILSGLYGLLKPLDLIQAYRLEMGTKIKVGRTDNLYKFWGTTLAIALNEELDDDGLLVNLASSEYFKAVDKKVLKVPMITPVFKEFRNGQYKIVMTFAKKARGLMVRYLIDHNIQSIDGIKSFDVDGYAFSEELSSEHELVFTR from the coding sequence ATGAAAATTATTATATCTCCTGCAAAATCTTTAGATTTTGAAACTCCGGTAGCAACAAGTTTATATACGCAGCCTCAATTTTTAGAAGCTTCTGAGAAGTTGGTACGTAAAATGAAAACGCTTTCACGAAAAAAGCTCGAAGATTTGATGTCTATTTCTAAAGATTTAGCGGCCTTAAATCACGATCGATTTCAAGAATGGCATCTGCCGTTTACGCCAGAGAATTCTAAACAAGCTGTTTATGCTTTTACTGGAGAGGTGTATCGTGGGATTGATATGGCGTCGCTAGCTGAAAATAAATTGCCAGTTTTGCAAGAGCGATTACGAATTTTATCTGGCTTGTATGGCTTGTTAAAGCCTTTAGATTTAATCCAAGCCTATCGTTTAGAAATGGGTACAAAAATTAAGGTAGGGCGCACAGATAATCTCTATAAATTTTGGGGAACCACTTTAGCGATTGCTTTAAATGAGGAATTAGATGATGATGGATTGCTGGTTAATTTGGCAAGTTCAGAGTACTTTAAAGCTGTGGACAAAAAGGTTTTAAAAGTGCCGATGATTACTCCTGTGTTTAAAGAGTTTAGAAATGGTCAGTACAAAATTGTAATGACCTTTGCAAAAAAAGCAAGAGGGCTTATGGTTCGATACCTTATAGATCACAACATCCAATCTATTGATGGGATTAAAAGCTTTGATGTTGATGGTTATGCTTTCTCAGAAGAATTATCTTCTGAACACGAGTTGGTTTTTACGCGTTAG
- the coaD gene encoding pantetheine-phosphate adenylyltransferase, which translates to MKRAVFPGSFDPITLGHVDIINRGLTLFDELIIAIGVNADKNYMFSLEERKQFIEETYKNEPKIKVMTYEGLTVNFCNEVNAEFILRGLRNPGDFEFEKAIAHTNRKLSEIETVFLLTSSGKSYISSSIVRDVVKNKGDASGLLPEAVSDFLSKK; encoded by the coding sequence ATGAAAAGAGCAGTATTCCCAGGATCATTTGACCCAATTACCTTAGGACATGTAGACATTATTAATAGAGGACTTACTCTTTTTGATGAACTGATTATAGCCATTGGAGTTAATGCCGATAAGAATTATATGTTTTCTTTAGAAGAACGCAAGCAGTTTATTGAAGAGACGTACAAAAACGAGCCTAAAATCAAAGTAATGACTTATGAAGGACTCACAGTAAACTTCTGTAATGAAGTGAATGCCGAGTTTATTTTAAGAGGCCTTAGAAATCCTGGCGATTTTGAATTTGAAAAAGCCATTGCGCACACCAATCGTAAACTATCAGAAATAGAAACAGTTTTTTTACTCACCTCTTCTGGAAAAAGTTATATTTCTTCTTCTATCGTTAGAGATGTCGTTAAAAACAAAGGAGACGCCTCTGGTTTGCTCCCAGAAGCGGTTTCTGATTTCCTCAGTAAAAAATAA